Below is a genomic region from Zea mays cultivar B73 chromosome 9, Zm-B73-REFERENCE-NAM-5.0, whole genome shotgun sequence.
CACTGATCTGAATTCTGTTTTTTGTGTGCTAAGCTCCTTTGTCCAAACCTTTATGTAATTTGGTCATTTGGTCTATTGTCACTATATTTTTGGTATTATGCATCCTCAGGACAGGTTGTTGTGCTGCCATAACATGATTAGTAAGTTTTACTGTTCCTTCTTCTTGCTTAAGAGATCTTCTAATGATAGAAACTATTATGCATCTTCACATAATAGTTGGGTTGTATTATCTTGTGATCTAATATTAGATGAAGAATTTAAAACCTATAAATGATGGTATATTGCCACGTAAGACCTATTTGTTTGTGTATCTTTGTGTTATGCACTACATGTTTAGCTGAAAAATGCGAGCATGATGATTCTTTCATAGGGGTGAGTGTGCGTGTGTTGTGAAGCATTCTATAAGGTGTAATTCTTTTATAGAAAAACAGTTGTAATTAGGAAGAAACACACATTTTGTTGAACTTACTAAGAGCACAATAAAAAGCTTTAAAGAGGGGCTTTGTTATCCTTAAACCcaagagaaaataaaaaaaatcaatTTTGTCTCATAGAAATCAAGTTTTAGCCACCATGATAGCCTTCTCATGTTATTTTACCCTAAAATTGTTACCCATTTGGAAATTTGATCATCACGTCTGCATCTCTTTTTTTCAAGTGGAGAGTGGTGGTTCTATATGCCTCTATCTACAAGGATGTCCCCATATTGGTTAACCTTTATGGTCGGTTTCATTTGGATAAAGGCATTGAAGAGCGCTAAGGGGACATGTCTAGCCTATATTGAGCGCTACTCTACATAAACCATATCTTCTATCTATAATTTTTTTACCTTTCCTATAAATAagttcttttatttatttcagcTTACTCATCCTCATGTAGCTTCAATCCATCTGTCATAGGTCTCCAGCAAGCAACTTCGTGATGATTTGATGACCATGCTCATTGCTGGTCATGAGACTTCTGTAGCAGTCTTGGCATGGACATTTTATCTTCTATCCAATGCATGCTATATCAGTATCCAAAGCCCGCTCTGTAGTAACTTATAATATCCAATGCAGTGGTGTTCTTTTATATTGTCTTCGTAACTTACAGGTAGCTTAATATTTGTGTATTTGATTCGATTTCACCATCTTATAGTAGATGATGATGAGAAACCTCAGCATATAGACACACTTCCTAGATTAATATTGAGTTTTATGGTTAGTTGTAGTAACCTTTTAAACCATAGTTCCTGGACTTATCTTGATCAATACTTGTGACGTTTAGAAGACACTGATTGATTTTGGAATATGTAGCAACAATGAATAGAGGATAAGTAGTCACTTTTAGACACGGTGTATGAAAAGTAATATGTTTGTGCTCAGGTACCTAAATTTAAGGCACCTGAATTTTAACAACTTCAAGGGGCAGGGAATTCCAAAGGTCTTCCCAAGTACTTCCAAGTAAGTATTTTTTTCATTTTCAGTGTTTCCATTTTCTCTCACTACTGCTTCAGTCACCTTTCCTACCTATCTCATACCAGCTTTACATTACTACAATTTTTTCTTCATCAAATCCTTTTTGGGAGGCTTGGAAAGGTAATTTAGTACATAAATGTTGTGCTTTAAAAATGATTGATGCAGATTTATGTTGTGGTTTTTTTCTAGACTTCAGTTAATCATTTTATATGAGTCATTTAAAAGCATAGTAAAAGCCTCCATAGGTTTAATCCTATGAAATAATCTATTTTAGACTAGCATCTTACTTCCTTTGATCATTAAAGAATGGACAAAAAATTCTGGTCTTCTCATCCTTCACAAAGTGTAGACCAACTTCTAGGAAACCTTTTTGTTATAAATAAGGAATCATAGCCACATCTAGGAGTTCTTAGGCCTTTGAGATAGTAGAAATAATATAGGATACCTACCGTCACTTCGTTCAGGAAAATAAACGTAAGAGTGTGGTACAGTTCAATTGGTTGTTTATGTTCCCTAAATTAAAGACAATAGGATGTCTACTAGGTGAAGTTTATGTGGTAGGCTATAGTACACATGATGAGTTAGTTGACTGTATCATATCAGAATCCGATGGATTCGCTTTTCTCTTAAGTTTGATGTTTGCTATTAGTGTTGAACATAGTTCTACTGTGCAAGTACTTCACCTACATTGCACTCCTTTAGGTCCATTTTTGGGAACACTGGGATGGTTACTGAGAATAGTATAGAACCAAGGACACTTCaattttgaatgtatgtgtgaatTAGAAGTTCTTTGTTAAGGTAGGCTACTGGCTATTGCTATATATGTGCCAGTGTCTAAAATTGATAGCGAGGAAGTGTTTAAGAAATAGCAAATAGAGCTGATTTTGGTGGACCTGGAGCACTTGCAGTTGTCTTAAACAAGTCTTACACCATAGCATAACATAATAGCTAACTAATAGATGCAGATGAAAGTACAATAAAACATTTGAGACATCAATATTAGTAAAGAAAATTGAAGTTTTTTATGTTTAGAGTTCTCATTGAATTAGCAAACAACAATAACTTGTGTTTGCTCGCTGCTTGTATGTCTAATGTTGCAGATCCATCATGGGTTTTATTCTACATATAATAATACAACTCTGCTATATGAGATCCTGAAGTCTATTATATGGGCAAGAAAAACATATGGAAATCTACCTGTAAATGTTGTGGGACACTCCACGGGAGGGGATCTAGCTTCATTTTGTGCCCTTGATCTATTTGTAAGTATTTTTAATGTACTTGATTTATTACATCCAATTTCAATATATGCACTACAAATAACATGTACTTGTTTTGTGATACCATCGCATGTATTGTTAATATATCAAATGGTTGGCTTTATTGATATCTCTACATTGTGTACATGTTAAATTTGGATCACAGGACGTTGAGCTCATGACTTTTGGACAGCCTCGGATAGGCAATCCTGCTTTTGTTGTATGCTTTGGCGAACAAGTCCCAAGAACAATCCATGTGACCCATCAGAACGATATTGTGGCGCAATTACCACCATATTATTATTACCTAAGTGAATGGACATACCACCACTTCGCTAGAGAGGTACGTATTTGATTATAGTCGAGAAGAAGTTACAGAGACGCGTACTTTTCCTAGATTACCGTCCATCCATTTTTTGCATTTATTTATCTTCAGGTTTGGCTTCATGAGAGCATAGATGGAAATGTAGTTGACACAAATGAGACGGTATGTGATGATTCTGGTGAGGACCCGACCTATAGCAGGTACATATCAGTCTATCTATTTTGGACATTTATTTCTTATGTGTGTTTCATATTATTTGTGTTTTCTTGAAAAAGTGGGTCTATGGAATGAGTGTAGCAGATCATCTTGAGTACTACAGTTTCACACTACATGCTGATTCAAGGGGAACCTATCAGTTCATGATTGGTACAGCCAACCAAGTATACAACTACATTCATGAAGTTGATGGATCCATCATCTTGTTAAGATATATGCAAGAACCACGGGCTCTAGAATCAATGTGACTTTGTATGCCACGAAATGCACCCTTGTACGGTATTTTTATTTCATTTTGTGTACAGCTCATGAAATACTGTTGTGTACAACTCATCAAATATTGGGCACTCCTTAAGCTCTCCAGAGGGTAAGGACTAAGGAGAGGCTCACCTTTTTAAATGTGCCCCTTTGATCAAGTGACATTCGATACATGTAAGCTTCATAAGATTGCCGCACAATTCAATTTTTGTATATCAATAGCACTATGTATTACCAAGTTATGCAAGTATTAGGTGGTACTCCTTGTTTGGCCATTCCCTCATTTTGTTGCTACATGAGGCATTTCAAGATTTTTTACAGAATTTCACCTTAGCTTTACCTTCATTTGAGGTATGCGTTTGCTTTTTCATATCAAAGAATGCAGCCCATTGCAAACCTTCATTCATGCTATTCTGAACATGAAGATCACGATTCAATAGAGCCTGATCCCTCAAATACAGAGTGCCTGCTCTTAGCTAGAGGAATCAGATCCTGCTGTCATAGTGTCATGTGACGAAGCGACGCCGTGTTGTTGTCGACACTTTTGCTTTCTGTATGGACTCGTGTATTTACAGTCGGAGTCAAAGTCTCAACTCTCAATTTACATACATGGACAACATTCAACTCTACTCATTTAAATTTAAATTTCGTGTGTCATGCATCGTGTGTATATCTGATCTCTCTGCCGCTGCAAGGCAAATGCCTCGATGACCGCATGCCGCCACTCCACCATTGGCCCTCGGAGATTGCTTCCTCCTCAAGACTGTCCCCTCTACCTCGTGCACCACCCAGATGAGCGACCTCATGCCACGAGGCCAGCGCGCTCGACCGCGGCTCGAGTTTCGCTCCGATGTCATCCCGGACGGCTCGCGGATGTCGTTCTCCATCTCATAAAAATATAACACtcatttgtatataagttattgtgatattatatgtttccgttgcaacgcacgggtactcatCTATTGACACATTAACTATTAAATAAAATTTGTTACCTCTCATATTATGCTCAGATTACTTACATATCCTTTAGCAATTTCAAATGGGCTGATATACAGAATATTGGAAATCCTTCATTGAAACGAGCTTCCTACTCATGTATCTTCATATATTTTTTCAGCATGCTCTGATCATATTAATACGAGGAAGTGGTGCTCGTTTTAAACTCTTGCATCTTGCAACATTACTCATGTAGAAATGATGTCACTGACTCATTGTATAATTTCTCTGATGGATATATGATTACACGATTACAGAAAATTCATGGAGCTGCTCTGGATATCACTAAGACCGCACATATttttctctactacttattaaggctacaAGGGTAGTCTGCCTCTCTGGTTCTGTCGTTCTGCCTTCGATCAATCTGGATCGTCCGATCACATGGGCCCGAAGCTGACTGCCGCCCAGCAACCTCCGAGCTCTGAATCAATCGCGCGCAATCCTCGCTCCGCCAGACGCAACCACCTCTGCCCGCGGCCCACCCGCGTCGTTAGGGATGCTCTGAGTCTTCTCCCAACCGCTGATGTTGACCTCTGGTAGCGGTTTCGTGCGTCGCCCTCTCCACGTTCATGCGTCCGCCATTCCCAGTTCGTTCCCCTCACGATTTAACATTCCTAGAAATATACAAGTGTACCTCAGCCTATTATGGAAAAAATTAGATTAAATAGACATTTATGCTTATGTTTATTTTATATTTATTGATTTGAATATCTAAACTATGACGTTCTATGAAAGATCATTTTTGAATTTTTGCCATTAAATTTTCTTGTTAAATCTTATATACTACACTAATAGGTGAGTGGTCGTGCGTCACAGGCCCGAGTTTCTCTTCGACGTCATCCCGGACGGCTCGTGCATGTCGTTCTCcatctcataacagtataacacacatttgtatatataagttatTAAGATATTATATGTTCCCATTGTAACGCACGAGCACTGACC
It encodes:
- the LOC103639756 gene encoding lipase; its protein translation is MPGMIFRTNNEPLKAVVGVILVLKFGKGEELSKGVSTVLVVSICLFVGHKLRQPPPAAGDIQSMNMIHHGFYSTYNNTTLLYEILKSIIWARKTYGNLPVNVVGHSTGGDLASFCALDLHVKFGSQDVELMTFGQPRIGNPAFVVCFGEQVPRTIHVTHQNDIVAQLPPYYYYLSEWTYHHFAREVWLHESIDGNVVDTNETVCDDSGEDPTYSRYISWVYGMSVADHLEYYSFTLHADSRGTYQFMIGTANQVYNYIHEVDGSIILLRYMQEPRALESM